A section of the Humulus lupulus chromosome 2, drHumLupu1.1, whole genome shotgun sequence genome encodes:
- the LOC133814960 gene encoding uncharacterized protein LOC133814960, which translates to MRLGEFETVALMEGCSAMLKSKIPSKLKDPSSFTIPCSIGGRDVGRALCDLGASINVMPMSIFKKLGIEEARLTTVTLQLANRSMADLEGKIEDVLVQVDKFIFPADFIILDYEADRDVPIILGRPFLATGRTLIDVQKGELTMRVNDQQVTFNVFNAMKFPDEVEECSLLSVIESLAAEKFHQEVFKDGMGVSSLEELEDLSEEEETQVTWVELQQPFTKFRRPFESLDLLEGNFKRPKPSIQEPPKLELKPLPSHLKYAYLGDNETLPVIISTVLGAEYERFCLMC; encoded by the coding sequence ATGAGACTTGGTGAGTTTGAAACGGTGGCCTTGATGGAAGGCTGTAGTGCCATGTTGAAGAGTAAAATTCCTTCTAAGTTGAAGGATCCGAGTAGCTTTACCATTCCCTGTTCTATTGGTGGAAGAGATGTGGGTagagctttatgtgatttaggagCTAGTATTAACGTAATGCCTATGTCTATTTTCAAGAAGTTGGGAATTGAAGAAGCAAGGCTAACAACCGTCACTTTGCAATTGGCGAATCGTTCTATGGCTGACCTAgaaggaaaaattgaagatgtTCTAGTGCAAGTTGATAAGTTCATTTTCCCGGCCGATTTTATAATTCTTGACTATGAGGCGGATAgagatgttcctattattttgggTAGGCCCTTTCTAGCTACCGGGAGGACTTTAATTGATGTGCAAAAAGGAGAGCTCACTAtgagggtgaatgaccaacaagtGACTTTTAATGTGTTCAATGCTATGAAGTTTCCGGATGAGGTTGAGGAATGCTCTCTGTTGAGTGTAATTGAGTCACTTGCAGCTGAAAAGTTCCACCAAGAAGTTTTTAAAGATGGAATGGGGGTGAGTTCACTTGAAGAACTTGAAGACTTAAGTGAAGAGGAGGAAACCCAAGTTACATGGGTAGAATTACAGCAGCCCTTTACTAAATTTCGAAGGCCTTTTGAGTCTCTAGACTTGTTAGAAGGGAATTTCAAGCGTCCTAAGCCCTCTATTCAAGAGCCACCAAAGTTAGAATTGAAGCCCTTGCCTAGtcacttgaagtatgcttatttggGAGATAACGAGACTTTGCCCGTGATTATTTCAACAGTGTTAGGAGCTGAATATGAACGTTTTTGCTTGATGTGTTGA